A DNA window from Niabella yanshanensis contains the following coding sequences:
- a CDS encoding SusC/RagA family TonB-linked outer membrane protein — protein MRKSIFICCLILFLSSISFAQSQTISGTVRYARDSSILPGVNVQEKNTKNTVQTNSEGYYTINVKGASTLIFTAAGMAQQEVFTSPGIIDIYLRDAQTTDLSEVVVTTALGIKKQQKALGYAVQEVKGETLEKTRTPTAIGSLAGKVAGLNISNTTDLFRNPGIELRGKTPLIVIDGIPDPNADPYKINADDIESITVLKGPAAGALYGQIGINGAIMYTTKRGKKGIVSVDLNSSTMFQGSYTVIPKVQSLYGGGDAGKYAYVNGSGSGVEGGGWLWGPKLDQRDPNTASGFVELPQYNSPYTPDQSYTVTYLNGDTHTGNYKPIPWISRGKNNIRNFFQTGILSTNSISASAGNDKGSYRLSAGHIYQKGVVPNTGVNNSSFSIGGNYDLSKNLTVDAKLTYNREYSDNYPTIGYGPPNILYNLILWIGTDVDVRDLKNYWVPGKEGLQQRNYNVSWYNNPYFVANELLNGYKKNNAFGQITFDYKFTPDLSLKFRNGFNQYSENSDIKEPYSYVNYSFISKGNYSVTNTNYFDITSDLILNYNRRFSSMFAVNASVGGANAYRNLKSTSSSTDGLTIPGFYNLSNTTNPLTGSNSLQERRTSSAYGTLDLEAFKFLYANFTGRYDKSSTLPVADNAYFYPSAGLSAVISDAVDLPKAISFLKARTSWAKVNTGFVSSTNPYEHILTYSIGGKWNNVPSVVWPGSAITPQLIPSTVESTELGMVIGFLRNRINVDATYFRNKEYNGFTTVRQSEASGYTGVVQNANVYVRKGWEFVLGGTPIVNHHFKWETTFNFSNSHLWLKKATDPDSEGFVDNIKEGDRNDRIFISYSQTADGRPIFNSNGSLALDTEPHFFGYGDSKWIYGWQNAFTYKNIGLSFSFDGRLGGLIYSTTNQKMWWGGAAIETANSYRDDAIAGKNTYVAPGVVIKDGSVDYDRRGEIISDTRQYEDNTTPVNYISFMQSDAGHALNNYFYYSGTYLKMRELVLSYNVPGKWSKGIFKGASVSVIGNNLFILSRLPNVDPDAESDNLQTPSVRSLGFNINLKF, from the coding sequence ATGAGAAAGTCAATTTTCATCTGCTGTCTGATATTATTTCTCAGCAGCATCTCCTTTGCACAAAGTCAGACCATTTCGGGAACTGTCCGGTACGCCCGCGACAGCAGTATTTTACCTGGTGTAAACGTGCAGGAAAAAAACACAAAAAATACAGTTCAAACAAACAGTGAAGGCTATTACACGATTAATGTAAAGGGGGCCTCTACGCTAATCTTTACTGCTGCAGGGATGGCGCAGCAGGAAGTCTTTACCAGCCCCGGCATTATAGATATTTACCTTCGGGATGCTCAAACAACCGATTTATCTGAAGTGGTTGTAACAACAGCATTAGGAATTAAGAAGCAGCAAAAAGCCCTGGGATATGCCGTGCAGGAAGTAAAAGGGGAGACTCTTGAAAAAACACGTACTCCTACTGCCATTGGATCTCTTGCAGGAAAGGTCGCAGGTCTTAATATCAGCAATACAACAGACCTCTTTCGCAATCCGGGAATAGAACTACGAGGGAAAACTCCATTAATTGTTATAGATGGCATCCCTGACCCTAATGCTGACCCTTACAAAATTAATGCAGACGATATTGAAAGTATCACCGTTCTGAAAGGACCGGCTGCCGGTGCTTTGTATGGACAAATCGGTATTAACGGAGCCATTATGTACACTACCAAACGCGGCAAAAAAGGCATCGTTAGTGTAGACCTGAACTCTTCAACCATGTTCCAGGGTAGCTATACCGTGATCCCTAAGGTACAGTCTCTATATGGTGGTGGTGACGCGGGGAAATATGCATATGTTAATGGATCAGGAAGCGGTGTCGAAGGTGGCGGCTGGCTTTGGGGGCCTAAACTTGACCAGAGAGATCCTAACACGGCCAGTGGCTTCGTAGAATTACCCCAATACAATAGTCCCTATACACCCGATCAGTCTTATACTGTAACCTACCTCAATGGAGATACACACACCGGCAACTATAAACCAATTCCATGGATATCAAGAGGGAAAAACAATATCCGCAACTTCTTCCAAACAGGCATTTTATCAACCAACAGTATATCAGCATCGGCAGGAAACGACAAAGGATCTTACCGCCTCTCGGCCGGTCATATCTATCAAAAAGGCGTAGTCCCCAACACCGGTGTAAATAACTCATCTTTCTCGATTGGCGGCAACTATGATCTTTCAAAAAATTTAACCGTCGATGCAAAACTTACTTACAACAGGGAGTACTCTGATAATTATCCTACTATTGGTTATGGGCCACCTAATATTTTATATAATCTTATTTTATGGATCGGAACAGATGTTGATGTAAGAGACCTTAAAAATTACTGGGTTCCCGGAAAAGAAGGTTTACAGCAACGTAATTATAATGTTTCCTGGTATAATAATCCCTACTTCGTAGCCAATGAATTACTTAACGGCTACAAGAAGAACAATGCATTCGGGCAAATCACGTTTGACTATAAATTTACTCCCGATCTGTCGCTCAAGTTCAGAAATGGCTTCAACCAGTATTCAGAAAATTCAGATATAAAAGAGCCCTACAGCTATGTGAATTATAGCTTTATATCGAAAGGGAATTACAGCGTAACTAATACTAACTATTTTGATATTACTTCGGACCTGATACTAAATTATAACCGGCGTTTTAGCAGTATGTTTGCAGTGAACGCAAGTGTAGGTGGAGCAAATGCATACCGAAACCTTAAAAGTACATCTTCATCTACTGATGGTTTAACCATACCCGGATTCTACAATTTAAGCAATACCACTAATCCATTAACGGGGAGTAATAGTTTGCAGGAACGCCGTACCTCAAGCGCTTATGGAACGTTAGATCTGGAGGCCTTTAAATTCCTGTATGCCAATTTCACAGGTCGTTACGACAAATCTTCAACCTTGCCAGTTGCTGATAATGCCTACTTCTATCCATCGGCAGGTTTATCAGCAGTTATTTCAGATGCGGTGGACCTGCCGAAAGCTATTTCTTTTTTAAAGGCGCGCACATCCTGGGCTAAAGTGAATACAGGATTTGTAAGCTCTACCAATCCCTACGAACATATATTAACTTACTCGATCGGTGGTAAGTGGAACAACGTACCCTCTGTTGTTTGGCCGGGATCAGCTATTACGCCTCAACTCATACCGAGCACAGTGGAATCTACTGAATTAGGTATGGTTATTGGGTTTCTGCGCAACCGCATTAACGTAGACGCCACCTACTTCCGCAATAAAGAATACAATGGTTTTACTACAGTCAGGCAGTCGGAAGCTAGTGGATATACCGGTGTGGTACAAAATGCCAATGTGTATGTGAGAAAAGGATGGGAATTTGTACTGGGCGGCACTCCAATAGTCAATCATCATTTTAAATGGGAAACTACTTTCAACTTTAGCAACAGCCACCTGTGGTTGAAGAAGGCCACAGATCCTGATTCAGAAGGCTTTGTAGACAATATTAAAGAAGGAGACAGAAATGACCGAATTTTCATTAGCTATTCACAAACAGCTGATGGAAGACCTATATTCAATTCAAATGGATCGTTGGCATTGGACACAGAGCCTCATTTTTTTGGATACGGCGACAGCAAATGGATATACGGCTGGCAAAACGCATTTACCTATAAGAACATTGGATTAAGCTTTTCGTTCGACGGACGCCTGGGTGGCTTGATCTATTCTACTACCAACCAAAAAATGTGGTGGGGAGGGGCAGCCATCGAAACCGCAAACTCATACAGGGATGATGCAATTGCCGGCAAAAATACCTATGTAGCTCCGGGCGTAGTAATTAAAGATGGCTCCGTAGATTATGATAGGCGAGGCGAGATTATTTCGGATACAAGACAATATGAAGACAACACAACTCCCGTGAATTATATCTCGTTTATGCAAAGTGACGCGGGCCACGCGCTGAACAATTATTTCTACTACAGCGGTACTTATCTGAAGATGCGCGAACTGGTATTGAGCTACAATGTTCCCGGTAAATGGTCAAAAGGAATATTTAAGGGAGCTTCAGTATCCGTTATCGGTAATAACCTGTTTATATTATCCAGGTTACCGAACGTTGACCCCGATGCAGAATCAGACAACCTTCAAACACCATCTGTAAGAAGTCTTGGTTTCAACATCAATTTAAAATTCTAA